Proteins encoded together in one Acidobacteriota bacterium window:
- a CDS encoding amidohydrolase family protein — MKSNDLKQPVNRREFLESTGRCAVALGLAGATLAPGCRPEKEPPAPVRLPVVDTHMHVWANDPVRYPFPHPYIPDFKYADIPAEGTTEMLIEDMDRNGVTHSILVQVIYHGWDNSYVADSLKAHPDRVRAHGLIDPTDPKVADRLEYWVKEHGFSGMRFSPIYYLDGDKGGDGWLNHPDTDKLWKRAAQLDAVFNFYISTRQLPKLEEMVSRHPEVKVCIDHLSQIDLTVEDPTPEFKKLLALSKYPNVWVKVSELTSVSGAGYPFREAFSWVRRVYEEFGADQLLWGTGYPGASRAAYERPTLAKELALVREEMTFLSPDDVEKILGLNAARVWNLSA, encoded by the coding sequence ATGAAGAGCAACGACCTGAAGCAGCCCGTCAACAGACGCGAGTTCCTGGAATCCACCGGCCGTTGCGCGGTGGCGCTGGGTTTGGCCGGTGCGACCTTGGCTCCGGGGTGCCGTCCCGAAAAGGAGCCGCCGGCTCCCGTGCGGCTGCCGGTGGTCGACACCCACATGCACGTCTGGGCCAACGATCCCGTCCGTTATCCCTTTCCGCACCCCTACATTCCCGACTTCAAATACGCCGACATTCCCGCCGAAGGCACCACCGAGATGCTCATCGAGGACATGGACCGCAACGGCGTGACGCACAGCATCCTGGTTCAGGTGATCTACCACGGATGGGACAATTCCTATGTGGCCGACAGCCTCAAGGCCCACCCCGACCGCGTTCGGGCCCATGGCCTCATCGACCCCACCGACCCCAAGGTGGCCGACCGGCTCGAGTATTGGGTCAAGGAGCATGGCTTTTCGGGAATGCGTTTCAGCCCGATCTACTACCTCGACGGCGACAAGGGGGGCGATGGGTGGCTCAACCATCCCGATACCGACAAGCTCTGGAAGCGGGCCGCCCAACTGGATGCGGTCTTCAACTTCTATATTTCCACCCGGCAGCTCCCCAAGCTGGAAGAGATGGTGAGCCGCCATCCGGAGGTGAAGGTCTGCATCGATCATCTCTCCCAGATCGATCTGACCGTGGAGGATCCCACCCCGGAGTTCAAGAAACTGCTGGCCTTGTCCAAGTACCCCAACGTCTGGGTCAAGGTCTCCGAGCTCACCTCGGTTTCCGGAGCCGGCTATCCGTTCCGGGAAGCCTTCTCCTGGGTGCGAAGGGTCTACGAGGAGTTCGGAGCTGACCAGTTGCTGTGGGGGACGGGGTACCCGGGCGCCTCTCGAGCCGCCTACGAGCGGCCTACACTGGCCAAGGAGCTGGCCCTGGTCCGGGAGGAGATGACTTTTTTGAGTCCGGACGATGTGGAGAAGATCCTGGGACTGAATGCGGCCCGTGTCTGGAACCTGTCCGCCTGA
- a CDS encoding DUF423 domain-containing protein yields MPRFWFGMGCLMVGLAVAAGAFGAHVLKQRLSADLLEIFEVGARYQVYHGLGLVALALAMDRWGGALFQWTGGLWLAGIVLFSGSLYALSLTGIRGLGAITPLGGLCFLVGWGLLVWEAWRKLA; encoded by the coding sequence ATGCCACGATTCTGGTTCGGGATGGGCTGCCTGATGGTGGGTCTGGCGGTGGCTGCCGGCGCTTTTGGCGCCCATGTGCTCAAACAGCGGCTTTCCGCCGACCTGCTCGAGATTTTTGAAGTCGGAGCCCGCTACCAGGTGTATCACGGCCTGGGCCTGGTGGCGCTGGCTCTGGCCATGGACCGGTGGGGCGGCGCCCTTTTTCAGTGGACCGGCGGCCTCTGGTTGGCTGGCATCGTTCTATTTTCCGGAAGTCTCTACGCGCTGAGCCTCACCGGAATTCGAGGCCTGGGAGCCATAACCCCTTTGGGAGGTCTCTGTTTCCTGGTGGGTTGGGGCTTGCTGGTCTGGGAGGCCTGGAGGAAGCTGGCCTGA
- a CDS encoding alpha/beta hydrolase: protein MLDSNRLRSVLALVVLLTLVPQAWGGEKVSPTEGWAATLFSRYIVRTDITYLVADNWESKLDVYRPWRATSPTPTVVYIHGGGWVAGNKSVRPLHFLPYLEMGWAVVNVGYRLARVSLAPGAVEDTRCALRWVIRNAEKYNFDTDWIVLTGRSAGGHLSLITGMLPASSSLDRRCLGRDELKVAAIVNWFGITDVDDLLEGENMQSYAVTWLGSQSDRHEIARRVSPLSYVRPGLPPVLTIHGDADRVVPYDHAVRLHRALDESGVPNQLVTIPGGKHGRFSRAELLRIHVATREFLKKHGFKRLGDSPSSAE from the coding sequence ATGTTGGATTCCAATCGATTGAGAAGCGTTCTGGCGCTGGTGGTTCTGTTGACGCTTGTTCCACAGGCTTGGGGCGGGGAGAAAGTTTCGCCAACGGAAGGCTGGGCGGCCACCCTGTTCAGTCGCTACATCGTCAGGACCGACATCACCTACCTGGTGGCCGACAACTGGGAGTCCAAGCTGGATGTCTACCGGCCGTGGCGGGCGACGTCGCCGACGCCCACGGTGGTCTACATTCATGGCGGGGGCTGGGTCGCCGGCAACAAGAGTGTCCGCCCGCTCCATTTCCTGCCCTATCTGGAGATGGGCTGGGCCGTGGTCAACGTGGGATACCGGCTGGCCAGGGTCTCGCTGGCACCAGGTGCCGTGGAGGACACCCGCTGTGCCTTGCGCTGGGTCATCCGGAACGCCGAGAAATACAACTTCGACACCGACTGGATCGTGCTCACCGGAAGGTCGGCGGGCGGCCATCTTTCCCTGATCACCGGGATGCTGCCGGCTTCCTCGAGTCTGGACCGGCGCTGTCTGGGCAGGGACGAGCTCAAGGTGGCCGCCATCGTGAACTGGTTCGGGATCACCGATGTCGATGACCTGCTGGAAGGCGAGAACATGCAGTCCTACGCCGTAACCTGGTTGGGCAGCCAGAGCGACCGCCATGAGATCGCCAGGCGGGTTTCGCCTCTGAGCTACGTCCGGCCGGGACTGCCGCCGGTGCTGACCATCCACGGGGATGCCGACAGGGTGGTTCCCTACGACCATGCCGTTCGCCTGCACCGGGCATTGGATGAATCCGGAGTCCCCAACCAACTGGTAACCATTCCCGGAGGGAAGCACGGTCGGTTCAGCCGGGCCGAGCTCCTCAGGATTCATGTCGCCACCCGCGAGTTCCTGAAGAAGCACGGATTCAAGCGGCTGGGCGATTCTCCCTCATCGGCCGAGTGA
- a CDS encoding DUF1801 domain-containing protein, translated as MARSSAATVEEYLQELPEERAEALGVVRQVILDHLPPGYVETMNWGMICYEVPLARCPDTYNKQPLMFAGLASQKHHMGLYLMCVYSHQGSRARFEEKFRASGKKLDMGKSCVRFKKLEDLPLEVIGETVAATSVEEYIQLYRDSRRK; from the coding sequence ATGGCAAGAAGCAGCGCCGCCACGGTTGAAGAGTACCTGCAGGAGCTTCCCGAGGAGCGTGCGGAGGCACTGGGGGTCGTGCGACAGGTGATTCTGGACCATCTGCCCCCGGGCTACGTCGAGACCATGAACTGGGGCATGATCTGCTACGAGGTTCCGCTGGCGCGCTGTCCCGATACCTACAACAAGCAGCCCCTGATGTTTGCCGGTCTGGCTTCGCAGAAGCACCATATGGGGCTCTACCTGATGTGCGTTTACAGCCACCAGGGTTCCAGGGCAAGGTTTGAAGAGAAGTTCAGGGCCAGCGGCAAAAAACTGGATATGGGCAAGTCCTGCGTGCGCTTCAAAAAGCTGGAGGACCTGCCCCTGGAGGTGATCGGAGAAACCGTCGCCGCGACCTCGGTCGAGGAGTATATTCAGTTGTACCGGGACTCGCGACGGAAGTAG
- a CDS encoding family 10 glycosylhydrolase, with protein sequence MDTHTGVRPRGILAAVVMAAFFCAAACQPADETPAEDGERFVLSPQHLAQIERQRRVVVNFDAIHGDLKFADIPPSDLVKLSFTFADDPESQIDSIWWNWGEGHQSPYPSEVMPLYDQEGYRKWVEEGVDIMRIFLEATRERGLEAFYSYRVNGSDNDLVVTRQIPMKQRHPEWLLAGPWAPDRKIFWDFRNQEIRDYKLSILREVVENYDFDGIEIDFARGPITLPLGQQWKYRHHLTDFMSKVRALTLEAAERRGRPILLAARLPASIEGCRIDGIDIETWTSRQLLDIIALGCRSFEGDVAAYRRITAGTPIKLLGGSDEHHTSDGYDWPPIEVLRGVFANWWQQGVDGIYCFNWTYAMKEDADRIGALLHDYRMAPVHRRLYREIGDPEMLRRKDKTFVVQRRGGGGSGAPGTVGWETPRFFLNTNMLAQLPAPLDNQGKADTLLKLSVADPLGREARNIQDISLRLILHDAAAGTHVERMRTSVKPDPPGPNRMPRALIALFKRINHLYNSSPLDDMGKRIEVRINNLLLEEPVVEDGWLVFSGLDPNQFAVGTNLVGIRVTGRSPQADAPLFVEKLELQVDYR encoded by the coding sequence ATGGACACCCATACCGGAGTGAGACCACGAGGTATCCTGGCCGCGGTGGTAATGGCGGCTTTTTTTTGTGCGGCGGCTTGCCAGCCGGCCGACGAGACCCCGGCTGAGGACGGCGAACGTTTTGTCCTCTCCCCGCAACACCTGGCCCAGATCGAGCGGCAGCGGCGGGTGGTGGTCAATTTCGACGCCATCCACGGTGACCTCAAATTCGCCGACATCCCTCCCAGCGACCTGGTGAAGCTGAGCTTCACCTTTGCCGACGATCCGGAGAGCCAGATCGACAGCATCTGGTGGAACTGGGGCGAAGGCCACCAGTCCCCCTATCCCAGCGAGGTGATGCCCCTCTACGACCAGGAGGGCTACCGCAAGTGGGTGGAGGAGGGCGTCGACATCATGCGGATATTCCTGGAGGCGACCAGGGAGCGGGGTCTGGAGGCCTTCTACTCCTACCGGGTCAACGGCTCGGACAACGACCTGGTGGTGACCCGGCAGATTCCGATGAAGCAACGCCACCCGGAGTGGCTGCTGGCCGGGCCCTGGGCCCCGGACCGCAAGATTTTCTGGGACTTTCGCAACCAGGAGATCCGCGACTACAAGTTGAGCATTCTTCGCGAGGTGGTCGAGAACTACGATTTCGATGGCATCGAGATCGACTTTGCCCGAGGTCCGATCACGCTTCCCCTGGGCCAACAGTGGAAATACCGGCACCATCTCACGGACTTCATGAGCAAGGTCCGAGCTCTGACCCTGGAGGCGGCCGAACGGAGGGGCCGCCCCATCTTGCTGGCTGCCCGGCTGCCGGCCAGCATCGAAGGCTGCCGCATCGACGGCATCGATATCGAGACCTGGACCAGCCGGCAGTTGCTCGACATCATTGCGCTGGGCTGCCGATCCTTCGAGGGCGACGTGGCGGCCTATCGCCGGATTACGGCCGGAACCCCCATCAAGCTGCTGGGGGGCTCGGACGAACACCATACCTCCGACGGCTACGACTGGCCTCCCATCGAGGTGTTGCGCGGGGTGTTCGCCAACTGGTGGCAACAGGGAGTGGACGGGATCTACTGCTTCAACTGGACCTATGCCATGAAGGAGGACGCGGACCGCATCGGCGCGCTGCTGCACGATTACAGGATGGCCCCGGTGCACCGCCGCCTCTACCGGGAGATCGGCGATCCGGAGATGCTCCGCCGCAAGGACAAGACCTTCGTGGTGCAGCGCCGCGGCGGGGGAGGGAGCGGCGCCCCCGGGACGGTCGGATGGGAGACCCCTCGCTTCTTTCTCAATACCAACATGTTGGCCCAACTGCCGGCCCCGCTGGACAACCAGGGGAAGGCCGACACCCTCTTGAAGCTTTCGGTAGCCGATCCTCTGGGGCGGGAAGCTCGAAACATCCAGGACATCAGTTTGCGACTCATTCTCCACGACGCCGCGGCCGGGACCCACGTCGAGAGGATGAGAACCTCGGTAAAACCGGATCCGCCGGGGCCGAACCGGATGCCCAGAGCCTTGATCGCCCTGTTCAAGCGTATCAACCACCTCTATAACAGCTCACCGCTGGATGACATGGGGAAACGGATCGAAGTGAGGATCAACAACCTGCTACTGGAGGAACCGGTTGTGGAGGACGGCTGGCTGGTGTTTTCAGGCTTGGATCCGAATCAGTTCGCCGTGGGCACCAACCTGGTGGGAATACGCGTGACCGGCCGGTCGCCTCAAGCCGACGCCCCCCTGTTCGTCGAGAAGCTGGAACTGCAGGTGGACTATCGCTAG